Proteins from a genomic interval of Zingiber officinale cultivar Zhangliang chromosome 1B, Zo_v1.1, whole genome shotgun sequence:
- the LOC122056616 gene encoding uncharacterized protein LOC122056616 isoform X1 — protein MFTEGLDETAISWINQGSNVANKSRSPLTEKYSLDSTVYQQFPSKCNTSFLSSKVLPPVKFQSVLLSPHSHLLVDSEEEESVCSVPEGYYANYSDTFEGRLRSSGDSDLFEKPGQGNFEEEIMSGEYLSCEPEGETGREQRPTLIRGISKENLRVLIEEKNSSDDEKVKKSLNANTVSDAFSLDDERNGFPNSHVHSLDEFMAANFQELGTPSAPPILANRKECSTSNLDGENKVRLNTDVSSDNPIQPQEVGETSAGNLLVEQNVHAPMSETNLASHISSYNTSVQSAWQTFIAYDACFRLCLNAWARNCIEAPEFLQDECMTLRNAFGLQTFLLHPRGQILGDRIHDERKEGTNVAKGRKIIGQLEVEVKRIRLLAKRRKLRSISSHRTLYMQMGADYVKKMSEILKSQINLLRATYEPIASEEFMHCFLQLKNSSKDAPSESGCSVCLKLGTGDSHIFYPENQGDSILIEVQDINQVNHGHATIPISSLIESHQGEVTKWFPLYLEEHGCVGKLQLSFTIFHSSDKLASTKMLQGGPVVETMIYDLVLEAAMRAQNIHSRNLHINGHWKWLLNEFADYYGVSNAYTKLRFLSSIMSIATPIKECLELIHEVLLPIIKARGEKSLTRQERSILLDCEDQINNLLTTTFENYKSLDELSPTGLSDTFGIILVSAAPALLPAVQIFTLLHDILSQEAQNILRNYLQIAAAKRCRRHMVETDEFISGNCDTLYTDPMTVSTTYLKMKMLCLNISNEIQADIKIHNQHIFPSSIDLPSITASIYSTELYKRLKGFLAACPPSNPAQHVAELLIQSADFERDLDSWNIRSVHGGFVSKDLFHHYILVWIQDTQLQLLDLCKSEKMLCSDVSPSFSTSTFVEHMYEQIAKSINDYEVVISRWPQYLMALENAVAEVERAALKALEKQYNEILIPLRDGIPKIIEKQVQRLTRRQSISFYVVPNQLGIFLNTLKRILDVLHPGIEHILKCWASCLTIEGGNNIFGEQMNGFTVTLRKKYKKYMQAIVEKLVCNAQSNRTTRLKRILEEAKEAAGESEIRDRMQTLCLQLTDSIHNLHCIFTSRIFVTICRGFWDKMGQIILTFLESRKENRIWYRGSDYALGILDDLFASEMQKLLGKSLQDKDLDPPRSVIEARSILC, from the exons ATGTTCACCGAAGGGCTAGACGAGACGGCCATCAGCTGGATTAATCAG GGATCAAATGTTGCCAACAAGTCTCGTTCTCCTCTGACGGAGAAATATTCTCTGGATTCAACTGTCTACCAACAATTTCCATCCAAATGCAATACGTCGTTCTTATCTTCAAAAGTCTTGCCGCCTGTAAAATTCCAATCAGTCTTGCTTAGTCCGCACTCTCACTTGTTGGTAGACTCTGAGGAAGAAGAGAGTGTTTGTTCGGTTCCGGAAGGCTACTACGCCAATTACTCTGACACCTTTGAGGGACGTTTACGTTCTAGCGGTGATTCTGATCTCTTTGAGAAACCAGGTCAGGGAAATTTTGAGGAAGAAATCATGTCTGGTGAATATTTGAGCTGCGAGCCAGAAGGAGAAACAGGTAGGGAACAGAGGCCAACTTTGATTCGTGGGATTTCAAAAGAGAATCTACGGGTACTAATAGAAGAAAAAAATTCATCGGATGATGAAAAGGTGAAAAAAAGTTTGAATGCTAACACAGTCTCAGATGCATTTTCCCTGGACGATGAACGAAATGGCTTCCCCAATTCTCAT GTTCATAGTTTAGATGAATTCATGGCTGCGAATTTTCAAGAACTTGGAACACCCAGTGCTCCTCCCATTTTGGCAAACAGAAAAGAGTGTAGCACCTCAAATTTAGATG GTGAAAACAAGGTTAGATTAAACACCGACGTTTCATCTGACAATCCAATACAACCACAAGAAGTTGGAGAGACTTCAGCAGG AAACCTACTCGTGGAACAAAATGTGCATGCTCCTATGTCTGAAACAAATTTGGCTTCCCATATATCAAGCTACAATACCAG TGTCCAGAGTGCATGGCAAACATTTATCGCTTACGATGCATGTTTCCGTCTGTGCTTGAATGCATGGGCAAGAAACTGCATAGAGGCCCCAGAGTTCCTTCAAGATGAGTGCATGACTCTACGAAATGCATTTGG ATTGCAGACTTTCTTGCTGCATCCCAGAGGCCAAATACTAGGAGACAGAATTCATgatgagagaaaagaaggaacaaATGTTGCTAAAGGTAGGAAAATCATTGGACAGCTGGAGGTAGAAG TGAAAAGGATTCGTCTTCTAGCTaaaagaagaaagctgcgatctATTTCTTCTCATAGAACATTGTATATGCAAATGGGTGCGGATTATGTTAAGAAAATGTCAGAGATTTTGAAGAGTCAAATTAATTTACTAAGAGCAACCTATGAACCAATTGCTTCTGAAG AATTTATGCATTGTTTTCTACAATTGAAGAACTCCAGTAAAGATGCACCTAGTGAATCAGGTTGTAGTGTGTGCTTGAAACTTGGCACCGGTGATTCTCATATTTT TTATCCAGAGAATCAAGGAGATTCTATTTTGATTGAAGTCCAAGATATAAATCAGGTCAACCATGGTCATGCTACAATACCAATTTCATCTCTCATTGAAAGTCAT CAGGGAGAAGTAACCAAATGGTTCCCTCTATATTTAGAAGAACATGGTTGTGTAGGAAAGCTTCAGCTCTCATTCACTATCTTTCACTCTTCTGATAAGTTGGCTTCTACAAAG ATGTTGCAGGGTGGTCCAGTTGTTGAAACAATGATATATGATTTGGTACTAGAGGCAGCAATGAGAGCTCAAAATATTCATTCAAGGAATTTACATATAAATGGTCATTGGAAGTGGCTTTTAAATGAGTTTGCTGATTATTATGGAGTATCTAATGCATATACCAAGCTAAG GTTTCTTTCATCCATCATGAGTATTGCAACACCCATAAAGGAATGTTTAGAGCTTATACATGAAGTTCTTTTACCCATCATCAAAGCTCGAGGAGAAAAAAGTCTAACTAGACAAGAG AGAAGCATACTACTGGATTGTGAAGatcaaattaacaatttgttAACTACTACTTTTGAGAACTACAAATCATTAGATGAACTCTCACCAACAGGACTATCTGATACTTTTGGCATAATTCTGGTGTCTGCTGCACCAGCTTTACTACCTGCTGTACAGATATTCACCCTTTTGCATGATATACTCTCCCAGGAAGCTcaaaatattttgagaaattatttGCAG ATTGCTGCAGCAAAGCGGTGTAGGCGACATATGGTGGAGACTGATGAGTTTATCTCAGGAAATTGTGATACACTGTACACAGACCCTATGACTGTCTCAACAACATACCTCAAGATGAAAATGCTATGCTTGAACATAAGCAACGAGATTCAAGCAGATATCAAGATTCACAATCAGCATATATTCCCTAG TTCCATAGATTTACCAAGTATTACTGCTTCAATATATAGCACTGAGCTCTACAAAAGGCTCAAAGGGTTTCTTGCAGCTTGTCCTCCATCTAACCCTGCACAGCATGTAGCAGAGCTACTGATTCAAAGTGCTGATTTTGAAAGAGATCTTGACTCATGGAACATCAG GTCAGTCCATGGAGGTTTTGTTTCAAAAGACTTGTTCCACCACTATATATTGGTTTGGATCCAAGATACTCAACTTCAGTTACTTGATCTGTGCAAGTCAGAGAAG ATGTTATGCTCAGATGTATCCCCAAGTTTTTCAACCTCAACATTTGTTGAGCATATGTATGAACAGATTGCTAAAAGCATAAATGACTATGAAGTGGTTATCAGCAGATGGCCTCAGTACTTAATGGCTTTAGAAAAT GCTGTTGCTGAAGTAGAAAGAGCGGCACTTAAGGCACTAGAAAAACAATATAATGAGATTTTAATACCTCTAAGAGATGGGATCCCAAAGATAATTGAGAAGCAGGTGCAAAGGCTTACAAGGAGACAATCCATATCCTTTTATGTTGTACCCAATCAG CTAGGAATCTTTTTGAACACACTCAAAAGAATCCTTGATGTGCTACATCCAGGAATTGAGCATATTTTAAAATGTTGGGCATCGTGCTTAACAATTGAGGGCGGAAATAATATATTTGGTGAACAAATGAATGGATTCACTGTCACATTAAGGAAAAAGTATAAGAAGTATATGCAAGCAATTGTAGAAAAGCTTGTCTGCAAT GCACAATCTAACCGAACCACCAGACTGAAAAGAATTCTTGAAGAAGCAAAAGAAGCAGCAGGTGAATCTGAGATTCGTGACAGAATGCAGACATTATGTTTGCAACTAACAGATTCAATCCATAATCTTCATTGTATCTTCACAAGCAGGATTTTTGTTACAATTTGTCGTGGTTTCTGGGATAAAATGGGACAG ATTATCCTGACATTTCTCGAAAGCCGCAAGGAGAACCGTATATGGTATCGAGGATCTGATTATGCTTTAGGG ATCTTGGATGATCTCTTCGCATCGGAAATGCAGAAATTGCTTGGGAAATCATTGCAAGATAAAGACTTGGATCCACCTCGTTCAGTGATTGAAGCTCGGTCCATTCTTTGTTGA
- the LOC122056616 gene encoding uncharacterized protein LOC122056616 isoform X4, giving the protein MFTEGLDETAISWINQGSNVANKSRSPLTEKYSLDSTVYQQFPSKCNTSFLSSKVLPPVKFQSVLLSPHSHLLVDSEEEESVCSVPEGYYANYSDTFEGRLRSSGDSDLFEKPGQGNFEEEIMSGEYLSCEPEGETGREQRPTLIRGISKENLRVLIEEKNSSDDEKVKKSLNANTVSDAFSLDDERNGFPNSHVHSLDEFMAANFQELGTPSAPPILANRKECSTSNLDGENKVRLNTDVSSDNPIQPQEVGETSAGNLLVEQNVHAPMSETNLASHISSYNTSVQSAWQTFIAYDACFRLCLNAWARNCIEAPEFLQDECMTLRNAFGLQTFLLHPRGQILGDRIHDERKEGTNVAKGRKIIGQLEVEVKRIRLLAKRRKLRSISSHRTLYMQMGADYVKKMSEILKSQINLLRATYEPIASEEFMHCFLQLKNSSKDAPSESGCSVCLKLGTGDSHIFYPENQGDSILIEVQDINQVNHGHATIPISSLIESHGEVTKWFPLYLEEHGCVGKLQLSFTIFHSSDKLASTKGGPVVETMIYDLVLEAAMRAQNIHSRNLHINGHWKWLLNEFADYYGVSNAYTKLRFLSSIMSIATPIKECLELIHEVLLPIIKARGEKSLTRQERSILLDCEDQINNLLTTTFENYKSLDELSPTGLSDTFGIILVSAAPALLPAVQIFTLLHDILSQEAQNILRNYLQIAAAKRCRRHMVETDEFISGNCDTLYTDPMTVSTTYLKMKMLCLNISNEIQADIKIHNQHIFPSSIDLPSITASIYSTELYKRLKGFLAACPPSNPAQHVAELLIQSADFERDLDSWNIRSVHGGFVSKDLFHHYILVWIQDTQLQLLDLCKSEKMLCSDVSPSFSTSTFVEHMYEQIAKSINDYEVVISRWPQYLMALENAVAEVERAALKALEKQYNEILIPLRDGIPKIIEKQVQRLTRRQSISFYVVPNQLGIFLNTLKRILDVLHPGIEHILKCWASCLTIEGGNNIFGEQMNGFTVTLRKKYKKYMQAIVEKLVCNAQSNRTTRLKRILEEAKEAAGESEIRDRMQTLCLQLTDSIHNLHCIFTSRIFVTICRGFWDKMGQIILTFLESRKENRIWYRGSDYALGILDDLFASEMQKLLGKSLQDKDLDPPRSVIEARSILC; this is encoded by the exons ATGTTCACCGAAGGGCTAGACGAGACGGCCATCAGCTGGATTAATCAG GGATCAAATGTTGCCAACAAGTCTCGTTCTCCTCTGACGGAGAAATATTCTCTGGATTCAACTGTCTACCAACAATTTCCATCCAAATGCAATACGTCGTTCTTATCTTCAAAAGTCTTGCCGCCTGTAAAATTCCAATCAGTCTTGCTTAGTCCGCACTCTCACTTGTTGGTAGACTCTGAGGAAGAAGAGAGTGTTTGTTCGGTTCCGGAAGGCTACTACGCCAATTACTCTGACACCTTTGAGGGACGTTTACGTTCTAGCGGTGATTCTGATCTCTTTGAGAAACCAGGTCAGGGAAATTTTGAGGAAGAAATCATGTCTGGTGAATATTTGAGCTGCGAGCCAGAAGGAGAAACAGGTAGGGAACAGAGGCCAACTTTGATTCGTGGGATTTCAAAAGAGAATCTACGGGTACTAATAGAAGAAAAAAATTCATCGGATGATGAAAAGGTGAAAAAAAGTTTGAATGCTAACACAGTCTCAGATGCATTTTCCCTGGACGATGAACGAAATGGCTTCCCCAATTCTCAT GTTCATAGTTTAGATGAATTCATGGCTGCGAATTTTCAAGAACTTGGAACACCCAGTGCTCCTCCCATTTTGGCAAACAGAAAAGAGTGTAGCACCTCAAATTTAGATG GTGAAAACAAGGTTAGATTAAACACCGACGTTTCATCTGACAATCCAATACAACCACAAGAAGTTGGAGAGACTTCAGCAGG AAACCTACTCGTGGAACAAAATGTGCATGCTCCTATGTCTGAAACAAATTTGGCTTCCCATATATCAAGCTACAATACCAG TGTCCAGAGTGCATGGCAAACATTTATCGCTTACGATGCATGTTTCCGTCTGTGCTTGAATGCATGGGCAAGAAACTGCATAGAGGCCCCAGAGTTCCTTCAAGATGAGTGCATGACTCTACGAAATGCATTTGG ATTGCAGACTTTCTTGCTGCATCCCAGAGGCCAAATACTAGGAGACAGAATTCATgatgagagaaaagaaggaacaaATGTTGCTAAAGGTAGGAAAATCATTGGACAGCTGGAGGTAGAAG TGAAAAGGATTCGTCTTCTAGCTaaaagaagaaagctgcgatctATTTCTTCTCATAGAACATTGTATATGCAAATGGGTGCGGATTATGTTAAGAAAATGTCAGAGATTTTGAAGAGTCAAATTAATTTACTAAGAGCAACCTATGAACCAATTGCTTCTGAAG AATTTATGCATTGTTTTCTACAATTGAAGAACTCCAGTAAAGATGCACCTAGTGAATCAGGTTGTAGTGTGTGCTTGAAACTTGGCACCGGTGATTCTCATATTTT TTATCCAGAGAATCAAGGAGATTCTATTTTGATTGAAGTCCAAGATATAAATCAGGTCAACCATGGTCATGCTACAATACCAATTTCATCTCTCATTGAAAGTCAT GGAGAAGTAACCAAATGGTTCCCTCTATATTTAGAAGAACATGGTTGTGTAGGAAAGCTTCAGCTCTCATTCACTATCTTTCACTCTTCTGATAAGTTGGCTTCTACAAAG GGTGGTCCAGTTGTTGAAACAATGATATATGATTTGGTACTAGAGGCAGCAATGAGAGCTCAAAATATTCATTCAAGGAATTTACATATAAATGGTCATTGGAAGTGGCTTTTAAATGAGTTTGCTGATTATTATGGAGTATCTAATGCATATACCAAGCTAAG GTTTCTTTCATCCATCATGAGTATTGCAACACCCATAAAGGAATGTTTAGAGCTTATACATGAAGTTCTTTTACCCATCATCAAAGCTCGAGGAGAAAAAAGTCTAACTAGACAAGAG AGAAGCATACTACTGGATTGTGAAGatcaaattaacaatttgttAACTACTACTTTTGAGAACTACAAATCATTAGATGAACTCTCACCAACAGGACTATCTGATACTTTTGGCATAATTCTGGTGTCTGCTGCACCAGCTTTACTACCTGCTGTACAGATATTCACCCTTTTGCATGATATACTCTCCCAGGAAGCTcaaaatattttgagaaattatttGCAG ATTGCTGCAGCAAAGCGGTGTAGGCGACATATGGTGGAGACTGATGAGTTTATCTCAGGAAATTGTGATACACTGTACACAGACCCTATGACTGTCTCAACAACATACCTCAAGATGAAAATGCTATGCTTGAACATAAGCAACGAGATTCAAGCAGATATCAAGATTCACAATCAGCATATATTCCCTAG TTCCATAGATTTACCAAGTATTACTGCTTCAATATATAGCACTGAGCTCTACAAAAGGCTCAAAGGGTTTCTTGCAGCTTGTCCTCCATCTAACCCTGCACAGCATGTAGCAGAGCTACTGATTCAAAGTGCTGATTTTGAAAGAGATCTTGACTCATGGAACATCAG GTCAGTCCATGGAGGTTTTGTTTCAAAAGACTTGTTCCACCACTATATATTGGTTTGGATCCAAGATACTCAACTTCAGTTACTTGATCTGTGCAAGTCAGAGAAG ATGTTATGCTCAGATGTATCCCCAAGTTTTTCAACCTCAACATTTGTTGAGCATATGTATGAACAGATTGCTAAAAGCATAAATGACTATGAAGTGGTTATCAGCAGATGGCCTCAGTACTTAATGGCTTTAGAAAAT GCTGTTGCTGAAGTAGAAAGAGCGGCACTTAAGGCACTAGAAAAACAATATAATGAGATTTTAATACCTCTAAGAGATGGGATCCCAAAGATAATTGAGAAGCAGGTGCAAAGGCTTACAAGGAGACAATCCATATCCTTTTATGTTGTACCCAATCAG CTAGGAATCTTTTTGAACACACTCAAAAGAATCCTTGATGTGCTACATCCAGGAATTGAGCATATTTTAAAATGTTGGGCATCGTGCTTAACAATTGAGGGCGGAAATAATATATTTGGTGAACAAATGAATGGATTCACTGTCACATTAAGGAAAAAGTATAAGAAGTATATGCAAGCAATTGTAGAAAAGCTTGTCTGCAAT GCACAATCTAACCGAACCACCAGACTGAAAAGAATTCTTGAAGAAGCAAAAGAAGCAGCAGGTGAATCTGAGATTCGTGACAGAATGCAGACATTATGTTTGCAACTAACAGATTCAATCCATAATCTTCATTGTATCTTCACAAGCAGGATTTTTGTTACAATTTGTCGTGGTTTCTGGGATAAAATGGGACAG ATTATCCTGACATTTCTCGAAAGCCGCAAGGAGAACCGTATATGGTATCGAGGATCTGATTATGCTTTAGGG ATCTTGGATGATCTCTTCGCATCGGAAATGCAGAAATTGCTTGGGAAATCATTGCAAGATAAAGACTTGGATCCACCTCGTTCAGTGATTGAAGCTCGGTCCATTCTTTGTTGA
- the LOC122056616 gene encoding uncharacterized protein LOC122056616 isoform X6, whose protein sequence is MFTEGLDETAISWINQGSNVANKSRSPLTEKYSLDSTVYQQFPSKCNTSFLSSKVLPPVKFQSVLLSPHSHLLVDSEEEESVCSVPEGYYANYSDTFEGRLRSSGDSDLFEKPGQGNFEEEIMSGEYLSCEPEGETGREQRPTLIRGISKENLRVLIEEKNSSDDEKVKKSLNANTVSDAFSLDDERNGFPNSHVHSLDEFMAANFQELGTPSAPPILANRKECSTSNLDGENKVRLNTDVSSDNPIQPQEVGETSAGNLLVEQNVHAPMSETNLASHISSYNTSVQSAWQTFIAYDACFRLCLNAWARNCIEAPEFLQDECMTLRNAFGLQTFLLHPRGQILGDRIHDERKEGTNVAKGRKIIGQLEVEVKRIRLLAKRRKLRSISSHRTLYMQMGADYVKKMSEILKSQINLLRATYEPIASEEFMHCFLQLKNSSKDAPSESGCSVCLKLGTGDSHIFYPENQGDSILIEVQDINQVNHGHATIPISSLIESHQGEVTKWFPLYLEEHGCVGKLQLSFTIFHSSDKLASTKMLQGGPVVETMIYDLVLEAAMRAQNIHSRNLHINGHWKWLLNEFADYYGVSNAYTKLRFLSSIMSIATPIKECLELIHEVLLPIIKARGEKSLTRQERSILLDCEDQINNLLTTTFENYKSLDELSPTGLSDTFGIILVSAAPALLPAVQIFTLLHDILSQEAQNILRNYLQIAAAKRCRRHMVETDEFISGNCDTLYTDPMTVSTTYLKMKMLCLNISNEIQADIKIHNQHIFPSSIDLPSITASIYSTELYKRLKGFLAACPPSNPAQHVAELLIQSADFERDLDSWNIRSVHGGFVSKDLFHHYILVWIQDTQLQLLDLCKSEKMLCSDVSPSFSTSTFVEHMYEQIAKSINDYEVVISRWPQYLMALENAVAEVERAALKALEKQYNEILIPLRDGIPKIIEKQVQRLTRRQSISFYVVPNQLGIFLNTLKRILDVLHPGIEHILKCWASCLTIEGGNNIFGEQMNGFTVTLRKKYKKYMQAIVEKLVCNAQSNRTTRLKRILEEAKEAAGESEIRDRMQTLCLQLTDSIHNLHCIFTSRIFVTICRGFWDKMGQIILTFLESRKENRIWYRGSDYALG, encoded by the exons ATGTTCACCGAAGGGCTAGACGAGACGGCCATCAGCTGGATTAATCAG GGATCAAATGTTGCCAACAAGTCTCGTTCTCCTCTGACGGAGAAATATTCTCTGGATTCAACTGTCTACCAACAATTTCCATCCAAATGCAATACGTCGTTCTTATCTTCAAAAGTCTTGCCGCCTGTAAAATTCCAATCAGTCTTGCTTAGTCCGCACTCTCACTTGTTGGTAGACTCTGAGGAAGAAGAGAGTGTTTGTTCGGTTCCGGAAGGCTACTACGCCAATTACTCTGACACCTTTGAGGGACGTTTACGTTCTAGCGGTGATTCTGATCTCTTTGAGAAACCAGGTCAGGGAAATTTTGAGGAAGAAATCATGTCTGGTGAATATTTGAGCTGCGAGCCAGAAGGAGAAACAGGTAGGGAACAGAGGCCAACTTTGATTCGTGGGATTTCAAAAGAGAATCTACGGGTACTAATAGAAGAAAAAAATTCATCGGATGATGAAAAGGTGAAAAAAAGTTTGAATGCTAACACAGTCTCAGATGCATTTTCCCTGGACGATGAACGAAATGGCTTCCCCAATTCTCAT GTTCATAGTTTAGATGAATTCATGGCTGCGAATTTTCAAGAACTTGGAACACCCAGTGCTCCTCCCATTTTGGCAAACAGAAAAGAGTGTAGCACCTCAAATTTAGATG GTGAAAACAAGGTTAGATTAAACACCGACGTTTCATCTGACAATCCAATACAACCACAAGAAGTTGGAGAGACTTCAGCAGG AAACCTACTCGTGGAACAAAATGTGCATGCTCCTATGTCTGAAACAAATTTGGCTTCCCATATATCAAGCTACAATACCAG TGTCCAGAGTGCATGGCAAACATTTATCGCTTACGATGCATGTTTCCGTCTGTGCTTGAATGCATGGGCAAGAAACTGCATAGAGGCCCCAGAGTTCCTTCAAGATGAGTGCATGACTCTACGAAATGCATTTGG ATTGCAGACTTTCTTGCTGCATCCCAGAGGCCAAATACTAGGAGACAGAATTCATgatgagagaaaagaaggaacaaATGTTGCTAAAGGTAGGAAAATCATTGGACAGCTGGAGGTAGAAG TGAAAAGGATTCGTCTTCTAGCTaaaagaagaaagctgcgatctATTTCTTCTCATAGAACATTGTATATGCAAATGGGTGCGGATTATGTTAAGAAAATGTCAGAGATTTTGAAGAGTCAAATTAATTTACTAAGAGCAACCTATGAACCAATTGCTTCTGAAG AATTTATGCATTGTTTTCTACAATTGAAGAACTCCAGTAAAGATGCACCTAGTGAATCAGGTTGTAGTGTGTGCTTGAAACTTGGCACCGGTGATTCTCATATTTT TTATCCAGAGAATCAAGGAGATTCTATTTTGATTGAAGTCCAAGATATAAATCAGGTCAACCATGGTCATGCTACAATACCAATTTCATCTCTCATTGAAAGTCAT CAGGGAGAAGTAACCAAATGGTTCCCTCTATATTTAGAAGAACATGGTTGTGTAGGAAAGCTTCAGCTCTCATTCACTATCTTTCACTCTTCTGATAAGTTGGCTTCTACAAAG ATGTTGCAGGGTGGTCCAGTTGTTGAAACAATGATATATGATTTGGTACTAGAGGCAGCAATGAGAGCTCAAAATATTCATTCAAGGAATTTACATATAAATGGTCATTGGAAGTGGCTTTTAAATGAGTTTGCTGATTATTATGGAGTATCTAATGCATATACCAAGCTAAG GTTTCTTTCATCCATCATGAGTATTGCAACACCCATAAAGGAATGTTTAGAGCTTATACATGAAGTTCTTTTACCCATCATCAAAGCTCGAGGAGAAAAAAGTCTAACTAGACAAGAG AGAAGCATACTACTGGATTGTGAAGatcaaattaacaatttgttAACTACTACTTTTGAGAACTACAAATCATTAGATGAACTCTCACCAACAGGACTATCTGATACTTTTGGCATAATTCTGGTGTCTGCTGCACCAGCTTTACTACCTGCTGTACAGATATTCACCCTTTTGCATGATATACTCTCCCAGGAAGCTcaaaatattttgagaaattatttGCAG ATTGCTGCAGCAAAGCGGTGTAGGCGACATATGGTGGAGACTGATGAGTTTATCTCAGGAAATTGTGATACACTGTACACAGACCCTATGACTGTCTCAACAACATACCTCAAGATGAAAATGCTATGCTTGAACATAAGCAACGAGATTCAAGCAGATATCAAGATTCACAATCAGCATATATTCCCTAG TTCCATAGATTTACCAAGTATTACTGCTTCAATATATAGCACTGAGCTCTACAAAAGGCTCAAAGGGTTTCTTGCAGCTTGTCCTCCATCTAACCCTGCACAGCATGTAGCAGAGCTACTGATTCAAAGTGCTGATTTTGAAAGAGATCTTGACTCATGGAACATCAG GTCAGTCCATGGAGGTTTTGTTTCAAAAGACTTGTTCCACCACTATATATTGGTTTGGATCCAAGATACTCAACTTCAGTTACTTGATCTGTGCAAGTCAGAGAAG ATGTTATGCTCAGATGTATCCCCAAGTTTTTCAACCTCAACATTTGTTGAGCATATGTATGAACAGATTGCTAAAAGCATAAATGACTATGAAGTGGTTATCAGCAGATGGCCTCAGTACTTAATGGCTTTAGAAAAT GCTGTTGCTGAAGTAGAAAGAGCGGCACTTAAGGCACTAGAAAAACAATATAATGAGATTTTAATACCTCTAAGAGATGGGATCCCAAAGATAATTGAGAAGCAGGTGCAAAGGCTTACAAGGAGACAATCCATATCCTTTTATGTTGTACCCAATCAG CTAGGAATCTTTTTGAACACACTCAAAAGAATCCTTGATGTGCTACATCCAGGAATTGAGCATATTTTAAAATGTTGGGCATCGTGCTTAACAATTGAGGGCGGAAATAATATATTTGGTGAACAAATGAATGGATTCACTGTCACATTAAGGAAAAAGTATAAGAAGTATATGCAAGCAATTGTAGAAAAGCTTGTCTGCAAT GCACAATCTAACCGAACCACCAGACTGAAAAGAATTCTTGAAGAAGCAAAAGAAGCAGCAGGTGAATCTGAGATTCGTGACAGAATGCAGACATTATGTTTGCAACTAACAGATTCAATCCATAATCTTCATTGTATCTTCACAAGCAGGATTTTTGTTACAATTTGTCGTGGTTTCTGGGATAAAATGGGACAG ATTATCCTGACATTTCTCGAAAGCCGCAAGGAGAACCGTATATGGTATCGAGGATCTGATTATGCTTTAGGG TAA